From Nitrospirota bacterium, a single genomic window includes:
- the pyrR gene encoding bifunctional pyr operon transcriptional regulator/uracil phosphoribosyltransferase PyrR: MNGKEKALILDTTGIDRAVTRIAHEILEKNRGARDLVLVGIQRGGVHIARRLAAKVREIEKVEVPVGILDITMYRDDLATRKSQPVPHTTNIPFDIQDKIMVLVDDVLFTGRTIRAALNSIMDYGRPQRIQLAVLVDRGHRELPIRADYVGKNLPTSSKEKVEVMLAEDGVEEKVVILGE; encoded by the coding sequence ATGAACGGGAAGGAAAAAGCACTTATTCTTGACACAACCGGGATCGACCGGGCAGTCACGAGGATCGCCCACGAGATCCTGGAAAAAAACCGGGGCGCAAGGGACCTGGTGCTCGTTGGGATCCAGCGGGGAGGCGTGCATATTGCCAGGCGGCTGGCTGCCAAGGTGCGCGAGATCGAGAAGGTCGAGGTCCCGGTCGGGATCCTGGACATCACGATGTACCGGGATGACCTGGCAACACGGAAGTCGCAACCCGTTCCCCATACGACGAACATTCCCTTCGATATCCAGGATAAGATCATGGTTCTCGTTGACGACGTTCTCTTCACCGGCAGGACGATCCGGGCCGCCCTGAACAGCATCATGGACTACGGCAGGCCGCAGCGGATCCAGCTCGCGGTGCTGGTCGACCGGGGGCACCGGGAGCTCCCCATCAGGGCCGACTACGTAGGCAAAAACCTGCCCACATCCTCGAAGGAAAAAGTGGAAGTGATGCTTGCCGAGGACGGGGTGGAGGAAAAGGTCGTGATATTGGGAGAGTAG
- the treY gene encoding malto-oligosyltrehalose synthase, protein MMPDLPGPIIPGSTYRLQFNQSFTFRDASRVIAYLHDLGITDIYASPYFKAKQGSPHGYDIVDHNQLNPEIGTESDHAAMIDELRRHGMGQVLDIVPNHMCIESPGNRWWSDVLENGRASTYARYFDVDWFPVKKELLNRILIPVLGDQYGKVLEDQQLSVAFAEGTFFVRYLEYKFPLQPTTYDFVLKQHLQELQDRLTQDDPHVAELLSIMTASKHLPSSLETGSATIEERNREKEVIKRRLDALYQGSSEIRVHIDGNLRAFNGTKGDPKSFDLLDELMNQQIYRLSHWRVATDEINYRRFFDVNGLAAIRMEDPAVFAAAHALIFRMVGSGSVTGLRVDHADGLYNPVEYLHWLQRGCLIHQVLARRSRGANEPLPADHLIEAERELGDGYNKAVLEDPGYKPFYIVVEKILTKSERMPADWPVSGSTGYVFLNSVNGIFVDGENAKAFDGIYDKFIHQKTEFTELMYEKKKLVMQLAMASELNTLARYLDELSEKNRHTRDFTLNSLKSAIVEVIASFPVYRTYINTWHVSDRDAQYIEQAASRAKRRNPAVNGSIFDFLEDVLLLRFPEDSSDKDKAEWLDFVMRFQQQTGPVMAKGVEDTALSVYNRLVSLNEVGGMPERFGMTPETFHGLNIERIKNWPHSLITTSTHDTKRSEDVRARINVLSEIPHEWGDRSRRWAELNRKKKSVIDGENMPDRNDEYLLYQTLVGVWPNEMPGQEAYDRFVQRIREYMLKEAREAKVNTSWINPNKAYEDALLAFIDAVLTSPGGNPFLNELLPFQQMVSWYGMFNSLAQTLLKITSPGVPDFYQGTDLWDYSLVDPDNRGPVDYGKRMGMLAGLKDLERRTGARILCRDLSTHMDDGRIKLYLTWKALNFRKSERKLFSEGEYVPLEADGPRSGNICAFERWSGQAAAITVVPRFLTRITSGLGALPFGASVWEGSALILPREAGTEYRNVFTGLVLSSALQGRGRTGLSLSDVFSDFPVALLERVERAPSFA, encoded by the coding sequence ATGATGCCGGACCTTCCCGGGCCGATAATACCCGGCTCCACATACCGCCTTCAGTTCAATCAATCATTCACATTCCGTGATGCGTCGCGCGTCATCGCCTATCTCCATGACCTCGGCATCACGGACATCTATGCATCTCCCTATTTTAAAGCGAAACAGGGAAGCCCTCACGGCTATGACATCGTTGACCATAATCAACTGAATCCCGAGATCGGCACCGAGTCCGACCACGCCGCCATGATCGACGAACTGCGGCGGCACGGCATGGGCCAGGTGCTGGACATCGTTCCCAACCACATGTGCATCGAAAGCCCGGGAAACCGATGGTGGTCCGATGTGCTTGAGAACGGACGTGCTTCGACGTATGCACGCTACTTCGATGTCGACTGGTTCCCGGTAAAAAAAGAGCTCCTGAACAGGATCCTGATACCCGTTCTCGGCGACCAGTACGGCAAGGTTCTCGAGGACCAACAGCTCTCGGTCGCTTTCGCGGAAGGGACCTTTTTCGTACGCTATTTGGAATATAAGTTCCCTCTGCAGCCCACGACATACGATTTTGTCCTGAAGCAGCATCTGCAGGAATTGCAGGATCGTTTGACACAGGACGATCCCCATGTCGCCGAGTTATTGAGCATCATGACCGCGTCAAAACACCTTCCGTCCTCTCTGGAGACCGGGTCGGCAACCATCGAAGAACGCAATCGTGAGAAGGAGGTCATCAAACGGCGTCTGGACGCGCTTTATCAGGGATCTTCGGAGATCAGGGTGCATATCGACGGGAATCTCAGGGCCTTCAACGGTACGAAAGGAGACCCGAAGAGCTTTGATCTTCTCGACGAACTGATGAACCAGCAGATCTACCGCCTTTCCCACTGGCGTGTTGCAACGGACGAGATCAATTACCGGAGGTTCTTCGATGTCAACGGCCTGGCAGCGATCCGTATGGAGGATCCGGCCGTCTTCGCAGCCGCCCACGCTCTGATCTTCCGGATGGTCGGAAGCGGCAGCGTCACCGGTCTCCGGGTAGACCATGCCGACGGCCTTTATAACCCGGTCGAATACCTTCACTGGCTGCAGCGCGGCTGTTTGATCCATCAGGTCCTGGCGAGGCGATCCAGAGGGGCAAATGAGCCGCTTCCGGCGGACCACCTGATCGAGGCGGAACGGGAACTGGGCGACGGCTATAACAAGGCTGTCCTGGAAGACCCCGGGTACAAGCCTTTCTACATCGTGGTGGAAAAGATCCTGACAAAAAGCGAACGAATGCCCGCGGACTGGCCGGTCTCCGGATCGACCGGTTATGTCTTTCTGAATTCAGTGAACGGCATCTTTGTCGACGGCGAAAATGCGAAGGCTTTTGACGGGATCTACGATAAGTTCATTCACCAAAAAACCGAATTCACGGAGCTCATGTATGAAAAGAAGAAACTCGTGATGCAACTCGCCATGGCAAGTGAGCTGAACACGCTCGCACGGTACCTGGATGAACTCTCGGAAAAGAACCGCCACACCCGCGATTTTACCCTGAACAGCCTCAAGAGCGCGATCGTGGAGGTGATCGCGTCTTTCCCCGTTTACCGGACCTACATCAACACCTGGCACGTGAGCGACCGCGATGCACAGTACATCGAACAGGCGGCGTCGCGCGCCAAACGGAGAAATCCGGCAGTCAATGGATCCATTTTCGACTTCCTCGAGGACGTGCTCCTGCTCCGGTTCCCGGAGGACTCGAGCGACAAGGATAAGGCAGAATGGTTGGACTTCGTGATGAGGTTCCAGCAGCAGACCGGGCCGGTCATGGCGAAGGGCGTCGAAGACACGGCCCTAAGCGTCTACAACCGCCTCGTTTCGCTGAATGAAGTGGGGGGCATGCCCGAACGATTCGGCATGACCCCCGAGACGTTCCACGGTCTGAATATCGAGCGGATAAAAAATTGGCCGCACTCTCTCATTACCACATCGACGCACGATACCAAACGAAGCGAGGACGTCCGGGCGCGTATCAACGTTCTGTCGGAAATTCCCCATGAGTGGGGGGACCGGAGCAGGAGATGGGCTGAACTGAACAGGAAAAAGAAAAGCGTAATTGATGGCGAAAATATGCCTGACCGGAACGACGAATACCTGCTGTACCAGACGCTCGTCGGCGTCTGGCCGAATGAAATGCCGGGGCAGGAAGCCTATGACCGTTTTGTTCAGCGCATCAGGGAATACATGCTCAAGGAAGCCCGAGAAGCAAAGGTGAACACGAGCTGGATCAACCCGAACAAGGCCTACGAAGACGCGCTGCTGGCCTTCATCGACGCTGTCCTGACCTCACCGGGCGGCAATCCCTTCCTGAATGAACTGCTGCCCTTTCAGCAGATGGTCTCCTGGTACGGCATGTTCAACTCTCTTGCCCAGACCCTCCTCAAGATCACCTCTCCCGGGGTGCCCGACTTTTATCAGGGCACCGACCTGTGGGACTACAGCCTCGTGGACCCCGATAACCGGGGGCCCGTCGATTACGGCAAACGAATGGGGATGCTGGCAGGTCTGAAGGACCTTGAGCGAAGGACGGGGGCCAGGATTCTCTGCCGTGACCTTTCAACACACATGGATGACGGCAGGATCAAGCTGTATCTTACCTGGAAAGCCCTCAATTTCAGGAAGTCCGAACGGAAGTTATTCTCGGAAGGGGAATATGTTCCGCTAGAAGCGGACGGCCCGCGGTCCGGGAACATATGTGCCTTTGAACGCTGGTCCGGCCAGGCTGCGGCGATCACCGTGGTGCCCCGGTTCCTGACCCGTATCACTTCCGGCCTTGGAGCACTGCCCTTCGGTGCTTCCGTATGGGAAGGCAGCGCACTGATCCTGCCGAGGGAAGCGGGAACTGAATATCGCAACGTCTTCACCGGTTTGGTCCTTTCTTCGGCCCTTCAAGGCAGGGGAAGGACCGGGCTGTCGCTTTCCGATGTCTTTTCGGACTTTCCCGTTGCGCTTCTCGAGCGGGTAGAGAGGGCGCCCAGTTTCGCGTGA